ACTCAATCAAAAATACTTCGTGTGATGCTGAACCCCACAATTCCCCTACTTTTATTATCCTACCGTCACCGATGGCTTGCGCTTCATCCTCTGTGGTTGCAGCAAAATCAGTTCCAGTATGCTTCGACCGTCCTGATTCGAGGTAATACTCATAATTACCACCATTCTTAATGGCATTCGGACACCCAAGTGACAGCGCTCCATAGTTCGCTGTTACCTGCAAGCTAGTTTTTTTCAAGGGCCGTTCCCAACTTGCCGGCCACGCAGCCGCTCTTGTTATTGCAGTTGCTGCGATTGCTTCCATACTCATTAAACACATCATGGCGATAACACCAAATATTTGCGCTATACCTCCTGTTGGATTAGCAAGCAAGTAGTGTTTCGCACTTGAAAACATGTTGACTTTATTCTCAATATTATTGATTTTTTTCATGATTTCCTCCTCAAATGAAGCATTCTACAAGAAGATATCGGAAATAAATAGACAGTTCGCCAGCAAAGATACAAAGTATTAGAACAATTCAGCTGATACAAATACCCTATTGACTAGTCACGATTTCTTTTATGCAGTTCTATCAAACTTCAAATTCATTCATATTCCATTTTGATGATCCGGTAAATTCAGGAAAAACAACATCATTTTTGTTAAACCGCCAACTCGCGCCAACAAATGTACTTCCTCAAGTTATCAATCAAGGTTAGCTTTGTCCTTCTTTAAATCATAAGCAATTGACTAGCAATGTGAATTAATTTGTGTTTTTGCTGCAGCGGAAGCAGTTAATACCATAGCCAACAACCCTTTAAATCATTTTGCATGTGATTACAAAAATTTCGATGTTAAAATCGATCAAAATGTTAACAGTCCCGTCATTCACAGCAATGCAACTTTGCCGGATAAGGAGAGAAACATGGTCCCGTATAACCGTATAGCCCCAGTAAATTCCAATATACCGGTCAAAATTTTGGCAATTTTCTGGATTGCGGGGATGCTAGCAAGTTGTGGCACAACCAATCCGACCCCGGACAATAATGTACCTTTCCCCAACGCATGCACTTCCGATCCGCAAGGCATCAATTCCGGTCTCAGCCTGAGCCAATCCATGCCGGATAGAGCACCCGAACTGCTCACAATCGGCGGACAGCAATTTTGCGCGGGATATCAGTTAAAAGCTCAGCGTTTATCCGGCACCGCAGGCATCACGATTTTCCCTGGAGGAGAAGAAAACGCGATCGCTGCCTGTGTACCTCGCGATTCGCGCTACAACGCCGATGCTCATGCAGTCGCATTGCAGCCGCTGCCCTCCGCGCAATGCGTTACGGCCGGTCGCATCGAGTTTCCGGTAGAGTTGCGATTTTCGTTGAATTACAAAGCCGTCTGGGCAACCAATCTGAACGAACCCGGCTTATGCATCCTCCGCTCCCGGGTGGATTACGGTCAGTTCGATGTCACCAATTTCGATCGTGTCGATGCAGTATTGCAAAATAGAGTCCGTGAAGACATCCACCGCCAGATCGACTTGAGCGCGGCCAATGAGCTGAATTTACGCACAATTCTTTCCGGCGCAACCGGACGGCAGCTCAGTCAAGGGTCTAATCCGCGTTGTGCCGATTGGCAAGAACTGTAACTCGGTGACAACGCACTTTTATCAAATCACTCCCCAGTGAACAACACCACGCGCATCAATAATTCTCCATCAAGACAACCGAAGCCTAGACTTAAACGCCGGCGTAATGCGGTGATAGGCAGCGATCGCATCTTACCGAGAACCCGCAGGCGTCCCTCAAAAAACCTGTTCGATGGGTTCCGGCGAAAACTGCTGTTCACCAGCATTGAAATCACCGCGTTGTTCATTGCCGCGGCATGCGCGACTATCGTGCTGCTTGGTCATGCTGCCAACCGGTTTTCAGGCGCCGGTTTTTTTGCCAATATGTTGCCATTTACCGCAGGCATTCTGATATTGATACTGATAACCAGCATCTTCCTGATCGGGTGGTGGAAGTTGCGGCAATGGCTGCGGTTGCATTCGGAATATTGGATTCTCGCTTTATCGGTAGCGCTCGCATTGCAAACCATGTGGTTTGTCACGCACGACCAATTCACCATGGCATACGGCCATTTCCGCACACTGGTCGGCGGCAAGGAAGAAGCCGGGCGCGTAACGATTGCGCACCAAGTCTACGCCGCATACCGGCGGCAAGATCCAGCGCAGTTGCAGAAAATGCTCGACCGTTCCCGGGATTATCGTGAAGCGATCGAAGATGCATCGCGGATATTCAGAATCGATGTTCACTTACTGCACGGTCTCGCAGCGACCGAATCATCATTCATTCCGCGCACCAGCAGCGACGGCGGACGTGGTTTGTTTCAAATCACACGCGTGCCGGAAGCAGCGATCAACCAGGCGCGCCGATACCTGGGTGTGGAAAAAATTGCATTGGATAATCACAAGCACAATGCCTTCGTTGCTGCCGC
This is a stretch of genomic DNA from Nitrosomonas sp. sh817. It encodes these proteins:
- a CDS encoding lytic transglycosylase domain-containing protein, translating into MNNTTRINNSPSRQPKPRLKRRRNAVIGSDRILPRTRRRPSKNLFDGFRRKLLFTSIEITALFIAAACATIVLLGHAANRFSGAGFFANMLPFTAGILILILITSIFLIGWWKLRQWLRLHSEYWILALSVALALQTMWFVTHDQFTMAYGHFRTLVGGKEEAGRVTIAHQVYAAYRRQDPAQLQKMLDRSRDYREAIEDASRIFRIDVHLLHGLAATESSFIPRTSSDGGRGLFQITRVPEAAINQARRYLGVEKIALDNHKHNAFVAAATFKHYLAEMNGDLFLGLLAYNIGPANGGLRFIMQQYGATDFTTIQPYLQTLPRDYPIRVLSYSLAFRLWHQEGKLLAYEEGSNAIRIQRIGIPGLHGGL